From the genome of Desulfovibrio psychrotolerans, one region includes:
- a CDS encoding ribonuclease J encodes MPDQPNFLTLTPLGGYGEIGMNCTIWSTADTAVLVDCGLMFPDDYLLGIDVVIPQFDHILRRKDKVRGIVLTHGHEDHIGALPWLMPWLHVPIFGSRFTLALVEHKLREANLLDRTELVPVHPGQRLVLGDLTFNFFPVCHSIIEGYGLGVETPVGKVVHTGDFKLDANPIDGHHTDLEAFRRFSEGGVELLLSDSTNIERDGHSLGEREIRDTFDGIFRDAQGRVIVTLFSSHIQRIQEVFDIAFKYGRKVAVSGRSLLNNIEISRELGFLRVPASVFIDSYDMPDLPDSELVLLVTGSQGEPLSALSRITRGEHRSLSITPGDTVIMSSRFIPGNARAITRLINDMYRLGAEVYYENFRNIHASGHAYREELRTMLETVRPRHFIPVHGEYRHLVKHCRLAHECGIPPENTIILEDGDPVTLLPDGIRREPRIQLEAVLVDGKGVGDVGTSVLKERHLLGGEGMVVVFLVLDEQIWEILHGPDIISKGFIFEAHYNHVLEDAKCIVLDILENMSPGDIEKLQDRIRSTLRRFFRKVLERDPVVLPVITMV; translated from the coding sequence ATGCCGGACCAGCCAAACTTCCTGACGCTCACCCCGCTGGGGGGCTATGGCGAAATCGGCATGAACTGCACCATATGGTCCACAGCCGACACCGCCGTGCTGGTGGACTGCGGGCTCATGTTCCCGGACGACTACCTGCTCGGCATAGACGTGGTCATTCCCCAGTTCGACCACATTCTGCGGCGCAAGGACAAGGTGCGCGGCATTGTGCTCACCCACGGGCACGAAGACCACATAGGCGCGCTGCCGTGGCTCATGCCGTGGCTGCACGTACCCATCTTCGGCTCCCGCTTCACACTGGCGCTGGTGGAACACAAGCTGCGCGAGGCAAACCTGCTGGACCGCACGGAACTTGTGCCCGTGCATCCGGGACAGCGGCTGGTGCTGGGCGACCTGACCTTCAATTTCTTCCCCGTGTGCCACTCCATCATAGAAGGGTACGGACTCGGCGTGGAAACCCCCGTGGGCAAGGTGGTGCATACCGGCGACTTCAAGCTGGACGCCAACCCCATAGACGGGCACCACACGGACCTGGAAGCCTTCCGCCGGTTTTCGGAAGGCGGCGTGGAACTGCTGCTCTCCGACTCCACGAACATAGAGCGCGACGGCCATTCTCTGGGTGAGCGGGAAATCCGCGATACCTTCGATGGCATATTCCGCGACGCGCAGGGGAGGGTTATCGTCACCCTGTTCTCCAGCCATATCCAGCGCATACAGGAAGTTTTCGACATCGCCTTCAAATACGGGCGCAAGGTGGCGGTTTCGGGCCGCAGCCTGCTGAACAACATAGAAATTTCCCGCGAACTGGGCTTTCTGCGCGTGCCTGCCAGCGTGTTCATAGACTCCTACGACATGCCCGACCTGCCGGACAGTGAACTGGTGCTGCTGGTCACCGGCTCGCAGGGCGAACCGCTCTCCGCGCTTTCACGCATCACCAGAGGCGAACACCGCTCGCTGTCCATCACCCCCGGCGACACGGTCATCATGTCCTCGCGGTTCATCCCCGGCAACGCCCGCGCCATCACACGGCTCATCAACGACATGTACCGCCTTGGCGCAGAGGTTTATTACGAAAACTTCCGCAACATCCACGCTTCAGGCCACGCCTACCGCGAGGAATTGCGCACCATGCTGGAAACCGTGCGCCCGCGCCATTTCATCCCCGTGCACGGGGAATACCGGCATCTGGTCAAGCACTGCCGCCTTGCGCACGAGTGCGGCATTCCTCCGGAAAACACCATCATTCTGGAAGACGGCGACCCCGTCACCCTGCTGCCGGACGGCATACGCCGCGAACCGCGCATCCAGCTGGAAGCCGTGCTCGTGGACGGCAAGGGCGTGGGCGACGTGGGCACCTCCGTGCTCAAAGAACGCCATCTCCTCGGCGGCGAGGGCATGGTGGTGGTCTTCCTCGTGCTGGACGAACAGATATGGGAAATCCTGCACGGGCCGGACATCATCTCCAAAGGCTTCATCTTTGAGGCGCACTACAACCACGTGCTGGAAGACGCCAAGTGTATCGTTCTGGATATACTGGAAAACATGAGCCCAGGCGACATAGAAAAACTACAGGACCGCATCCGCTCCACCCTGCGCCGCTTCTTCCGGAAGGTTCTGGAACGCGACCCCGTGGTGCTTCCGGTCATCACCATGGTGTAA